The following proteins come from a genomic window of Synechococcus sp. MW101C3:
- a CDS encoding isoprenylcysteine carboxylmethyltransferase family protein produces MLSQLNERMQKWGFSWEGLRDNRHGEWWVLAQMILIAAHWLPPTPPPSGLGIHWPLALRLIGGLTFLIGLVIGAQGALNLGDSLSPLPEPMPGAPLVTEGAYGRCRHPLYQSLLLCSLGVTLALGSLLHLGLLLALATVLSLKARREEQRLCSMHSDYAHYMTSTPAIVPFLPGLDWR; encoded by the coding sequence ATGCTGAGCCAACTGAACGAACGAATGCAGAAGTGGGGCTTCTCCTGGGAGGGGCTGAGGGACAACCGCCACGGCGAGTGGTGGGTGCTGGCCCAGATGATCCTGATCGCCGCCCACTGGCTGCCGCCAACGCCTCCCCCCTCGGGTTTGGGGATTCACTGGCCCCTGGCGCTGCGCCTGATCGGTGGGCTCACCTTCCTGATCGGCCTGGTGATCGGCGCCCAGGGGGCCTTGAACCTCGGGGACAGTCTCAGTCCGCTGCCGGAACCGATGCCAGGGGCGCCCCTGGTCACCGAGGGGGCCTACGGCCGGTGCCGCCATCCCCTCTACCAGTCGCTGCTGCTCTGCTCCCTGGGGGTGACTCTGGCCCTCGGCAGCCTGCTGCACCTGGGACTGCTGCTGGCGCTGGCGACCGTGCTCAGCCTCAAGGCACGACGCGAGGAGCAGCGCCTGTGTTCCATGCACAGCGACTATGCCCACTACATGACCTCCACCCCGGCGATCGTTCCCTTTCTGCCAGGCCTCGACTGGCGGTAG
- a CDS encoding DUF3122 domain-containing protein — translation MSLLLGSSPALAADSWSLSDGAGHRLAAKVFEQPFPEYPSGLRLRLNAVDGQTRLDHTHQLVLTDSLGQEWSLPNRSEELVQRGEAAVPAGSAQFDLDALMPRPSEALPLHLTVPTTAGAFGFDLTPEQAMTLHAMGSVPRPGTDPQA, via the coding sequence ATGAGTCTGCTGCTGGGCAGCTCACCGGCACTGGCTGCAGACAGCTGGTCGCTCAGCGACGGAGCCGGCCATCGCCTTGCCGCCAAGGTGTTCGAGCAGCCGTTCCCGGAGTATCCCTCGGGCCTGCGCCTCCGCCTCAATGCGGTGGACGGCCAGACCAGGCTGGATCACACCCACCAGCTGGTGTTGACCGACTCCCTCGGCCAGGAATGGAGCCTGCCCAACCGCAGTGAAGAGCTGGTGCAGAGAGGCGAAGCCGCGGTGCCAGCCGGATCGGCCCAGTTCGATCTCGATGCCCTGATGCCCCGTCCGAGTGAAGCGCTGCCGCTCCATCTGACGGTGCCCACTACCGCCGGAGCGTTTGGCTTCGATCTCACGCCGGAGCAGGCGATGACCCTGCACGCCATGGGATCAGTACCCCGTCCCGGTACCGACCCACAGGCATGA
- the cydB gene encoding cytochrome d ubiquinol oxidase subunit II, which yields MEFLEWFMPTVWFVILALFLLLYVILDGFDLGVGILSLTSPSESQRTILMTSLGNVWDANETWLVLMGGALFGAFPLAYGTILKALYGPIYLMILGLILRAVAFEFRENATNKRPWNLMFGIGSVLAAGSQGICLGTVLSGIPTDAAGHFTGSAWIWVNPSSLVVALTLIQGYVLIGSTYLILKTSGELQRLHVRTARLAAATTLGGALLITFTAPFASEALRQRLFDPAFLPFFVVLPLLGVALIVQLFRSLAMQQEAWPFVYTVLLFILSFAGLGVMVFPAVIPPSVTIFQASSSVSSMVFMLTFIGVLIPIMLFYNIYNYIAFRGKVSAD from the coding sequence ATGGAGTTCCTCGAATGGTTCATGCCCACGGTCTGGTTTGTGATCCTGGCCCTGTTCCTGCTGCTCTATGTGATCCTCGATGGCTTTGATCTGGGGGTAGGCATCCTCTCGCTCACCTCGCCCAGCGAATCCCAGCGCACGATCCTGATGACGAGCCTCGGCAATGTGTGGGATGCCAACGAAACCTGGCTGGTGCTGATGGGCGGCGCCCTGTTCGGAGCCTTTCCCCTGGCCTATGGCACCATCCTCAAGGCCCTCTACGGCCCCATCTACCTGATGATCCTGGGGCTGATCCTTCGGGCCGTCGCCTTCGAGTTTCGCGAGAACGCCACCAACAAGCGCCCCTGGAACCTGATGTTCGGTATTGGCAGTGTGCTGGCCGCTGGCTCCCAGGGCATCTGTCTGGGCACGGTGCTCTCGGGCATCCCCACCGATGCTGCAGGCCACTTCACAGGCTCCGCCTGGATCTGGGTGAACCCCAGCAGCCTGGTGGTGGCTCTCACGCTCATCCAGGGCTACGTGCTGATCGGCTCCACCTACCTGATTCTCAAAACCAGTGGTGAGCTGCAGCGGTTGCACGTGCGCACCGCCCGCCTGGCGGCTGCCACCACCCTGGGCGGGGCCCTGTTGATCACCTTCACGGCGCCGTTCGCGTCGGAAGCACTGCGGCAGCGCCTGTTTGATCCCGCGTTCCTACCCTTCTTCGTGGTGTTGCCACTGCTGGGTGTTGCCCTGATCGTTCAACTGTTCCGCAGCCTGGCGATGCAGCAGGAGGCATGGCCCTTCGTGTATACCGTACTGTTGTTCATCCTCAGTTTCGCTGGTCTGGGGGTAATGGTATTTCCGGCGGTGATTCCGCCATCGGTCACGATCTTTCAGGCGTCGTCGTCGGTGAGTTCGATGGTGTTCATGCTCACCTTCATCGGTGTGCTGATTCCCATCATGCTCTTCTACAACATCTACAACTACATTGCCTTTCGAGGCAAGGTGAGTGCCGATTAA
- a CDS encoding FAD/NAD(P)-binding oxidoreductase, translating into MRPSEQVAVFDVREPGVEPRREEIRFDLLHVVPPMAAPDVVAHSPLAIDGPGGWVEVNKDTCQHKRFADVFALGDVSSLPTSKSLAAIRGQAPVLVANLLAQLDQRPLLAHYDGYTACPLITSFHSVVMAEFNYELQPVSSFLVDPTKERWSMFLVETRVFPWVYWHRVLKGRLHESRFLKPFAPLVRALGLAFKQP; encoded by the coding sequence GTGCGTCCCAGCGAGCAGGTGGCGGTGTTCGACGTGCGTGAGCCAGGGGTCGAGCCCCGCCGCGAGGAGATCCGCTTCGACCTGCTGCATGTGGTGCCACCGATGGCGGCGCCGGATGTGGTGGCCCACAGCCCCTTGGCGATCGATGGTCCTGGCGGCTGGGTGGAAGTGAACAAGGACACCTGCCAGCACAAGCGCTTTGCCGATGTGTTCGCTCTCGGCGATGTGAGCTCACTGCCAACGTCGAAAAGCCTGGCCGCCATCCGGGGTCAGGCACCGGTGCTGGTGGCGAACCTGCTGGCTCAGCTCGATCAACGCCCCCTGCTGGCCCATTACGACGGCTACACCGCCTGCCCCTTGATCACCAGTTTCCACAGCGTGGTGATGGCGGAGTTCAACTACGAGCTGCAGCCGGTCAGTTCCTTCCTGGTGGATCCCACCAAGGAGCGCTGGAGCATGTTTCTGGTGGAAACCCGTGTGTTTCCCTGGGTGTACTGGCACCGGGTGCTCAAGGGCCGCCTGCATGAGAGCCGCTTCCTCAAGCCGTTCGCCCCGCTGGTGCGCGCGCTGGGGCTGGCATTCAAACAGCCGTGA
- a CDS encoding LOG family protein, with product MSSRRAVVGVMGAGEGASSEAVALAEELGECISARGWVLLTGGRPAGVMGAASRGAARVDGHLVVGVLPDEGKGDERQSTADLDLALFTGMGKARNVINVLSADVVVICGGGGPGTASEAAHALNAGRPLILLAVPVLWRDFFLSLSKGVESASDVQECCRLIEARLTEA from the coding sequence ATGAGCAGCCGGCGCGCGGTGGTGGGCGTGATGGGCGCCGGAGAGGGCGCCTCTTCTGAGGCTGTGGCCCTGGCCGAGGAGCTGGGGGAGTGCATCAGCGCTAGGGGTTGGGTGCTGCTCACCGGTGGCCGTCCGGCGGGGGTGATGGGGGCGGCCAGCCGCGGCGCGGCGCGGGTGGACGGGCACCTGGTGGTGGGGGTGTTGCCCGATGAAGGGAAGGGTGATGAGAGGCAAAGCACGGCGGACCTGGATCTGGCCCTGTTCACCGGCATGGGCAAGGCCCGCAACGTGATCAACGTGCTCAGCGCTGATGTGGTGGTGATCTGTGGGGGCGGCGGCCCAGGCACAGCATCAGAAGCCGCCCATGCGCTCAATGCGGGCAGACCACTGATCCTGCTGGCGGTGCCGGTGCTGTGGCGGGACTTCTTCCTTTCGCTCAGCAAGGGGGTGGAGAGCGCGAGCGATGTGCAGGAATGCTGCCGGTTGATCGAGGCCCGACTCACAGAGGCATGA
- the modA gene encoding molybdate ABC transporter substrate-binding protein, translated as MKCQIPLKRLFWKISGSLGIAGLALLLSTQRPVAAQKGPAAQPLLVSAAISLTDVLQGLAPSFSRSKRVPPPQFNLGASGSLQRQIEQGAPVDVFLSAGTRQMDALEQAKLLLPGTRRNLISNQLVLVVPAQRRGVVGFTDLESPRIRRIAIGDAAVPAGEYARQALRHYKLLTALQPKLVPLSSVRAVAAAVASGSADAGFVYRSDTYGVSNLRIAATASAASHTPILYSGAVIRRSRQPALARAYLDGLQSPAARSAFIRAGFSPLPPAR; from the coding sequence ATGAAGTGTCAGATACCGCTGAAGCGTCTGTTCTGGAAGATCAGTGGCTCCTTGGGGATTGCAGGCCTGGCCCTGCTGCTGAGCACGCAGCGGCCCGTCGCTGCTCAGAAGGGCCCGGCAGCGCAGCCCCTGCTGGTGAGTGCCGCCATCAGCCTCACTGATGTTCTCCAGGGGCTTGCACCCTCGTTTTCGCGCAGCAAGCGTGTCCCTCCACCCCAGTTCAACCTCGGGGCCTCAGGCTCGCTGCAACGCCAGATCGAACAAGGAGCCCCTGTCGATGTGTTCCTCTCTGCGGGAACCAGGCAGATGGACGCATTGGAACAAGCCAAGCTGCTCCTGCCTGGAACCCGCCGCAACCTGATCAGCAACCAACTGGTGCTGGTGGTGCCTGCCCAACGCAGGGGGGTGGTGGGATTCACCGACCTGGAGAGTCCCCGCATCCGCCGCATCGCCATCGGGGACGCTGCTGTGCCGGCCGGAGAGTACGCCAGGCAGGCCTTGCGCCATTACAAGCTGCTCACGGCATTGCAGCCCAAGTTGGTTCCGCTCAGCTCGGTACGAGCCGTCGCCGCCGCCGTTGCTAGTGGGAGTGCTGATGCTGGCTTTGTCTACCGCAGCGATACCTATGGCGTCAGCAACCTGCGGATTGCAGCCACGGCATCAGCAGCCAGTCACACCCCGATCCTTTACAGCGGGGCCGTGATCCGCCGCAGTCGACAACCGGCTTTGGCCAGGGCCTATCTGGATGGATTGCAAAGTCCTGCAGCCCGCAGCGCCTTCATCCGCGCCGGCTTCTCCCCCTTGCCTCCAGCACGCTGA
- a CDS encoding galactose oxidase gives MAALPSHSRGTLPVPSSAADDGDDEHWPYLDEEVLVASRSRKVCLTCHFFRHRAGVNCIPLLTCQLHQGLLAHGEHLTRRCQGWTDDMTRQRGWCPELA, from the coding sequence GTGGCTGCTCTCCCATCCCATTCCCGCGGCACCCTGCCGGTGCCCAGCTCAGCGGCAGACGATGGCGACGACGAGCACTGGCCCTATCTCGATGAGGAAGTGCTGGTGGCCAGCCGCAGCCGCAAGGTTTGCCTCACCTGCCACTTCTTCCGCCATCGCGCCGGGGTGAACTGCATACCGCTGCTCACCTGCCAGCTGCACCAGGGTCTGCTGGCCCATGGGGAGCACCTCACCCGCCGCTGCCAGGGTTGGACCGATGACATGACGCGCCAGCGGGGCTGGTGCCCGGAGTTGGCATGA
- a CDS encoding cupin domain-containing protein translates to MDLHADLSQRVVIDTGALTWSPSPMAGVERRMLDREGAEVARATSIVRYAPLSRFDRHHHGGGEEILVLEGTFSDDQGDYPAGTYLRNQAGSAHAPFSEEGCTLLVKLQQMHPDDQQRVVIDTRTADWFPGLVPGLQVQPLHAWGLEHVALVRWAPGTVFQPHGHPGGEEILVLDGLFQDEQGSYPAGSWLRNPAGSAHQPWSEPGCTIWVKTGHLPVTLGPDGSQA, encoded by the coding sequence ATGGACCTGCATGCCGACCTGAGCCAGCGCGTGGTGATCGACACCGGCGCCCTCACCTGGAGCCCATCGCCGATGGCGGGCGTGGAGCGGCGCATGCTCGATCGCGAGGGCGCAGAAGTGGCCCGGGCCACCTCGATCGTGCGCTACGCCCCGCTCAGCCGTTTTGATCGACATCACCATGGCGGCGGAGAGGAAATCCTGGTGCTGGAAGGCACCTTCTCAGATGACCAAGGCGATTACCCCGCCGGCACCTACCTGCGCAACCAGGCCGGCTCCGCCCATGCCCCGTTCAGTGAGGAGGGCTGCACGCTCCTGGTGAAGCTGCAGCAGATGCACCCGGACGATCAGCAGCGCGTGGTGATCGACACCCGCACCGCCGACTGGTTCCCGGGCTTGGTGCCGGGACTGCAGGTGCAGCCGCTGCATGCCTGGGGCTTGGAGCACGTGGCCCTGGTGCGCTGGGCGCCCGGCACGGTCTTTCAGCCCCACGGCCACCCGGGTGGAGAGGAGATCCTGGTGCTCGATGGTCTGTTTCAGGACGAGCAGGGCAGCTATCCCGCCGGCAGCTGGTTGCGCAATCCTGCTGGCAGTGCACACCAGCCCTGGAGTGAGCCGGGCTGCACCATCTGGGTGAAGACTGGCCACCTGCCGGTGACGCTTGGCCCGGATGGCTCACAAGCCTGA
- a CDS encoding rhodanese-like domain-containing protein, with translation MSRLRSLLLGIALALCLLISAPQGAAAATAIAPPDATVAAGEAAAIDSAVEQYLSNLPGDFHAIRSVPALKRLLASGNVSLIDVRTPAEYRAGHIAGAINRPLNDLSRHVAEISPEREVVLYCSSGFRSAMGVMALQLEGRHQVKGFAPSIEGWKAAGEPVVTTEGA, from the coding sequence ATGTCTCGCCTTCGCTCGCTCCTGCTGGGGATCGCCCTTGCCCTCTGCCTGCTGATCTCGGCGCCTCAGGGCGCCGCTGCGGCCACCGCGATCGCCCCTCCGGATGCCACGGTTGCTGCAGGCGAGGCAGCTGCCATTGACTCCGCAGTGGAGCAGTACCTCTCCAACCTGCCGGGTGATTTTCACGCGATTCGATCGGTTCCAGCCCTGAAGCGCCTGCTTGCCAGCGGCAACGTGTCGCTGATTGACGTGAGGACCCCTGCTGAGTACCGGGCGGGACACATTGCCGGAGCCATCAACAGACCGTTGAACGATCTCAGCCGCCACGTGGCTGAGATTTCCCCAGAGCGAGAGGTGGTGCTCTATTGCTCCAGTGGATTTCGCTCTGCTATGGGAGTGATGGCGCTGCAGCTGGAGGGCCGCCACCAGGTGAAGGGCTTTGCACCCAGCATCGAAGGCTGGAAGGCGGCCGGTGAGCCGGTGGTGACGACAGAAGGCGCGTAG
- a CDS encoding rhodanese-like domain-containing protein — protein sequence MTTGLSLAVCLLLGPGAAFADVVAEPDAVEVSAPMVASVPVELAVDRCLDSLPADVLAIGSVEGLNARIASRNALLVDLCSPADYRRGHIPAAINLPLQDLAHHLEAIPRDRDVVLYCATGYRSALGVMTLQLHGYPRVRGFAPGFAGWMAADQPVA from the coding sequence TTGACCACCGGGCTCAGCCTTGCCGTCTGCCTGCTGCTGGGCCCAGGCGCTGCGTTTGCCGACGTGGTGGCGGAGCCTGATGCGGTGGAGGTCTCGGCACCGATGGTGGCCTCAGTACCGGTGGAGCTGGCCGTGGATCGGTGTCTCGACTCCCTGCCCGCCGATGTGCTGGCCATCGGTTCAGTCGAGGGCCTGAATGCTCGGATCGCGAGTCGGAATGCCCTGCTGGTGGATCTGTGCAGCCCCGCCGACTACCGCCGGGGACACATCCCCGCCGCGATCAACCTGCCGCTCCAGGATCTCGCCCACCACTTGGAGGCCATTCCCCGCGATCGCGACGTGGTGCTCTACTGCGCCACCGGCTATCGCTCGGCGCTCGGGGTGATGACCCTGCAGCTGCACGGCTACCCACGCGTGCGGGGGTTTGCGCCAGGTTTCGCCGGCTGGATGGCGGCAGACCAGCCGGTGGCCTGA
- a CDS encoding cytochrome ubiquinol oxidase subunit I, with translation MLGTLDVVTLSRLQFALTAIFHMLWPVLSTGLAIYLVVLEAIWLRTRNPLYYRQARFWAKLYVLNFGIGVASGLPMEFQFGTNWAPLSEFAGDFFGSVLGFEGAMAFMLEAGFLGIMLFGWQKVPPVIHFLSTVMVAFGANLSVFWILSANSWLQTPSGGTFSEGHFHVQNYFAAINNPFMVRSVIHMALATVETSMLVVAAISAWSLMRQKAPEFFLFSFKLALVILLAVAPLQILAGHESAVQVAEHQPTKLAAIEALWDDQPAGSSPAWTVLASPDEASGSNRWSLSVPGAFSWILETRPQLSQPLRGLNSWPADQRPHMVGLLFYAFRVMVAIGLAAAALMALSLLLWWRGGLSTASFAQWPWFSWAWILSAPAGYLAIESGWVVRCVGRQPWTVYGQLRTADAASVLPVGEVLTSLSVFAVLYTVLLVFALYFGSRIIAKGPNLTLEPPSGPATAAILSDPSAST, from the coding sequence ATGCTTGGCACTCTTGATGTCGTGACTCTGTCACGGCTCCAGTTCGCTCTGACCGCGATCTTTCACATGCTCTGGCCCGTGCTCTCCACCGGCCTGGCGATCTATCTGGTGGTGCTGGAGGCCATCTGGCTGCGCACACGCAATCCCTTGTACTACCGGCAGGCCCGCTTCTGGGCAAAGCTCTATGTGCTCAATTTCGGCATCGGTGTGGCCTCAGGCCTGCCGATGGAGTTCCAGTTCGGCACCAACTGGGCCCCGCTTTCCGAGTTCGCCGGCGACTTTTTCGGCTCGGTGCTGGGCTTCGAGGGGGCGATGGCCTTCATGCTCGAAGCCGGCTTCCTCGGGATCATGTTGTTCGGCTGGCAGAAGGTGCCACCAGTGATTCACTTCCTCTCCACCGTGATGGTGGCCTTCGGCGCGAACCTCTCAGTGTTCTGGATTCTCAGTGCCAACTCCTGGCTGCAGACTCCGTCGGGTGGCACTTTCTCCGAGGGCCATTTTCATGTGCAGAACTACTTCGCCGCCATCAACAACCCCTTCATGGTGAGGAGCGTGATTCATATGGCCCTGGCCACGGTGGAAACCTCCATGCTTGTGGTCGCCGCGATCAGTGCCTGGTCGCTGATGCGCCAGAAGGCACCGGAGTTCTTCCTGTTCTCCTTCAAGCTGGCGCTGGTGATCCTGCTGGCGGTAGCGCCGCTGCAGATCCTGGCCGGCCACGAAAGCGCCGTTCAGGTGGCCGAGCATCAGCCCACCAAGCTGGCCGCGATCGAGGCCCTCTGGGACGACCAGCCCGCCGGCAGCTCCCCTGCCTGGACCGTGCTCGCTTCCCCCGATGAGGCCAGCGGCAGCAACCGCTGGAGCCTGTCGGTGCCTGGCGCCTTCAGCTGGATCCTGGAGACGCGGCCGCAGCTCAGCCAACCGCTGCGTGGGCTCAACAGCTGGCCCGCCGACCAGCGGCCCCACATGGTGGGTCTGCTCTTCTATGCCTTCCGGGTGATGGTGGCGATCGGCCTGGCTGCTGCAGCCCTGATGGCCCTCAGCCTGCTGCTCTGGTGGCGAGGCGGCCTCAGCACCGCCAGCTTCGCCCAGTGGCCCTGGTTCAGCTGGGCCTGGATCCTTTCGGCTCCAGCCGGCTACCTGGCGATTGAATCCGGGTGGGTGGTGCGTTGCGTGGGCCGCCAGCCCTGGACGGTCTACGGCCAGCTGCGGACCGCCGATGCCGCCTCGGTGCTGCCGGTGGGCGAGGTCCTCACCAGCTTGAGTGTGTTCGCTGTGCTTTACACGGTGTTGCTGGTCTTCGCGTTGTATTTCGGCTCCCGGATCATCGCCAAGGGGCCGAACCTCACCCTTGAGCCGCCCTCTGGTCCTGCCACCGCCGCAATTCTTTCCGACCCATCAGCAAGCACCTGA
- a CDS encoding DUF4079 domain-containing protein: MPFALNFVHPVLMWGLLGLMLYSGYLGFKASLIRKASPEDRKAMLQEHYGARHARLGPVILGVTLLGALGGMGVTFLKHGKLLIGPHLFVGLAVAALVIVTASLGPSLQKGKDWARTLHVATNGLVLTLFGWQAISGIAIVQKLLSSAPALAPVVS; the protein is encoded by the coding sequence ATGCCCTTCGCGCTCAACTTTGTTCACCCCGTGCTGATGTGGGGGCTCCTGGGTCTGATGCTCTACTCGGGCTATCTCGGCTTCAAGGCCAGCTTGATCCGCAAGGCCAGCCCGGAAGACCGCAAGGCCATGCTGCAGGAGCATTACGGCGCGCGGCACGCCCGGCTCGGCCCGGTGATCCTGGGGGTCACCCTGCTGGGCGCCCTCGGTGGCATGGGCGTCACTTTCCTCAAGCACGGCAAGCTCCTGATCGGTCCGCACCTGTTCGTCGGCCTTGCTGTGGCGGCGCTCGTGATCGTCACCGCCTCACTCGGCCCCTCCCTGCAGAAAGGCAAGGACTGGGCCCGCACCCTGCACGTGGCCACCAACGGCCTCGTGCTCACCCTGTTCGGCTGGCAGGCCATCAGCGGCATCGCCATCGTGCAGAAGCTGCTCAGCTCCGCCCCCGCGCTTGCCCCTGTCGTGAGCTGA
- a CDS encoding exonuclease SbcCD subunit D produces the protein MRLLHTSDWHLGRSFHGVSLLEEQAAAISRIAELAREHAVDAVLIAGDLYDRAIPPAEAVALFNDALARLSAGGTAVVAIAGNHDSHVRVSVYDPLLSAFNITVRGDVGRAQEPVLVTPRAGGTPVAIYPLPYLEPAVVGPALAGAPVRLRHEEVTRLAIERIHADRRERPPHRSVLVAHTFVAGGETSESERELTIGNVDRVSVAAFEGFDYVALGHLHASQQLDGPRIAYSGTPLAYSFSEEHHVKSVRIVELAADGTPTVQVVPLEVGRPLCTLRGPIDELCGDPRHAAASEARVRAILTDDSLPLQAMARLRARFPHIAELRHEPPELARAGEAERHRQVRQARSPLQLATAFFTDQHGQPPGEPEAELLRAALAAAERGGER, from the coding sequence ATGCGTCTGCTGCACACCTCCGACTGGCATCTGGGCCGCAGCTTTCACGGGGTCTCGCTGTTGGAGGAGCAGGCGGCGGCGATCTCGCGGATCGCCGAACTGGCGCGGGAGCATGCCGTCGATGCGGTGCTGATCGCTGGCGATCTCTACGACCGTGCCATTCCTCCTGCCGAGGCGGTGGCCCTGTTCAACGACGCCCTCGCCCGGCTGAGCGCCGGTGGCACCGCCGTGGTGGCCATCGCCGGCAACCACGATTCCCATGTGCGGGTGTCGGTGTACGACCCCTTGCTCTCCGCCTTCAACATCACGGTGCGGGGCGACGTGGGCCGGGCCCAGGAGCCGGTGCTGGTGACGCCCAGGGCCGGCGGCACGCCGGTGGCTATCTATCCCCTGCCCTACCTGGAGCCGGCGGTGGTTGGGCCGGCCCTGGCCGGAGCTCCCGTGCGCCTGCGCCACGAGGAGGTGACCCGCCTGGCCATCGAGCGGATCCACGCCGACCGCCGCGAACGGCCGCCCCACCGTTCGGTGCTGGTGGCCCACACCTTCGTGGCGGGCGGCGAAACCTCGGAGTCGGAGCGGGAGCTCACCATCGGCAACGTCGACCGGGTGAGCGTGGCGGCCTTCGAGGGCTTCGATTACGTGGCCCTCGGCCACCTGCACGCCTCCCAGCAGCTGGACGGCCCCCGGATCGCCTACTCAGGCACCCCCCTGGCCTATTCCTTCTCCGAGGAGCACCACGTCAAGTCGGTGCGGATTGTGGAGCTGGCCGCCGACGGCACCCCCACCGTGCAGGTGGTGCCCCTGGAGGTGGGCCGGCCCCTGTGCACCCTGCGGGGCCCCATCGACGAGCTCTGCGGCGACCCCCGCCACGCCGCCGCCAGCGAGGCGCGGGTGCGGGCGATCCTCACCGACGACAGCCTGCCCCTGCAGGCCATGGCCCGGCTGCGGGCCCGCTTTCCCCACATCGCCGAGCTGCGCCACGAGCCGCCCGAGCTGGCCCGCGCCGGCGAGGCCGAGCGCCACCGCCAGGTGCGCCAGGCCCGCTCGCCGCTGCAGCTGGCCACCGCCTTCTTCACCGACCAGCACGGCCAGCCGCCCGGCGAGCCGGAGGCCGAGCTGCTGCGGGCGGCCCTGGCGGCGGCGGAACGGGGAGGGGAGCGGTGA